The stretch of DNA TCGGACACCGAATTAAAGATCTTCGTCGAACGCGAACGGCCGGGTCTTGTCACGTGAGTGGCTAGACCACCGCGCTGCGTGGGCCCACGGTGGTCCCTCCTACTCGCACGGAGGGATACAGCAATGGATTCAGCAATGAAACGAAGACGATTTGTGGCAGGGACCATCGGCGCCCTCTCGGGGATCACGCTCGCTTCGGGCCCCGCCCGGGCCGACGCGCCGACACCCCGTGCACAAGGCTGGCAGCCCGTCCCGGCACCCGGCAGCACCCCGGCCGCGCAACTTCGCCGCATCACCGCCGCCGGACCCCAACTGGCCTGGGCAGTCGGCGAGGAGGGCCTCGCCGGGCCGTCACGAGGGCGGGCACTGGCCATGGTCTGGAACGGCAGCGCCTGGTCGAAGACCGATCTGTCGCACCTGAACTACACCGGCCGGCTGAGCGACGTCGCCGGCACCTGCTCCACTGCGGCGTGGAGCGTCGGCCTGCCCACCGGGAACGCGAGCCCGCTGCTGAGCTGGGACGGAACCACCTGGCGCGAGGCGTCGTTCCCGGGCAGGGGTGAACCGGGCGTCAGGCTCGAATCGGTGACGGTCGGCCCCGACCGGCGCGTGTGGATCTGTGGCAGCCGGGACGGCGCGGCCCGCCTGCTGCTCGGCGACGGGCAGCGGTGGCAATGGCTGGAGCCGCTGCCCGTCGCGAGCGCCAACCTGTACCGGATCGTGCTGCGCACGCCGGACGAGGTCTGGGTGAGCGGCGATCAGGCATCGGGCGGTGGATGGTCCGGGCTCGTGGCCCGCTGGAACGGGTCGTGGACGGTGCTGCCCCCGATCGCGGGCGCCCGCCTCGGCATCGGCGACGTGCACGCCGCAGCTCCGGACGACGTATGGGCGGTAGGCACAGAGGCCGGTGTCGGCGGCCCGCCGGGACGTCCCGGCAACCCCGCCCTGGCCCACTGGGACGGTACGGCCTGGACGCGGGTGCAACCGGGCTTCACCGTCGGGTCGTTGAGCGGCATCGCGGCCGACGCACAGGGCCGCGCCGCATGGATCTCGGGCTGGAACTACCAGGACCAGAGCCGAAGCACATATTTGCGCCGGGACGGCAGCACCTGGTCCGTGGTCAGAGGCCCGGCGGGAGCGGCACCGGCCCCGTACCTGAACGACGTGACGCCCATCCCGGGCACAGCCGGATTCTGGTCGGCGGGCATGACGAGCCCCACCCCGGCCCCTCCGACCGAGGCCTACACGGAACGCTTCACCGCCTGACGCAGAAGGGCTAGGGCATGCCGGGGGAGCCGTCCCCCGGGTCATGCCTCCCTTCGGTCCTGTGCTGCTGCGCCAGCAGCCCGTCCACGCCGAGGAGTTGGAGGATCTGCTGCACGGCCCTGGACGGGTGGAGCACGACGAGGGAGCCGCCCGCCGCCCGGCACCGTTCGTGATGCGACAGCAGTACGTTGACGCCGGAGGAGTCGATGAAGGTGACGTCGGCGAGATCCAGCTCGACGCTCTTGTCCAGCAAGGGCTCCAGTTCGGTTCTCAGCGACGGCGCGCTGTCCATGTCCAAGTCCCCGCACACACGCATGAGTACGGGTTCGAGGCCCAAGACCGCGTCTACATGCAGCGGTTGGGGTGAGGCGGGAGCCATGCTTGGTGGTCTCCTCAGGTGCGTGGATCGGCTGAGCGGGTTACTCGTTCGTCGCGCATGAATATGCCCCGAAATGCTGCGCCGCACGCACGGTATAAGTGGAACGCTGCTTGCAGGAACACCCCGGGTGGAGTCGGTGCCGCGCTGGGGTGGGCAGACCGCCGGATCATCAGGGTGTCTGCGCGGGCCCCGCCTGGAGTGCTCCCTCCTCGGGAGGCGGGGCCCGCTCCTCGGCCAAGTGCGCAGGAGCGCGGTTGATCTCCTGGTCGGCGTGGCACTTGGGAGGCCGTCTCGCTGGCAATGCCTGCCCTCGTCACCCGGAGCTAGGCGGACCAGATCGCGTCAAGCAGAGGCGAAGGGTTCGTGCCGCTCAGGCCGACTTCGCTACGAGGAGGATTCCGAGACCGCCCACTGCCCAGTAGAGGCCCAACACGCCCTCGGGCAGGTGGAGTTCACGCACGAAGAGCACCGGGAGCAGGGTGTTCACGATCACCGCGCCGAAATTGAGCACGGCGGCGGTGAAGGCCAGGGCGCGCAGCTCCGGGTTGCCCAGTACGTGCCGCAGGCCTTGCCCAATCTCCGCCCGCAGACCGGTGGCGCGGTGACCGCCGCCCGCCCCGCGGCGGCTAGGCTGATTTTCATGCGTGAGGGACAGGAGGCCGAGGTGGGCGAGACTGTGTTGGCCGAGGTGATGGCCGAGCTTGCCGAGCTCGAGGACCCGAAGGCACGCGCCGTGAACGAGAAGCGCGGTGACGATCACGGCGTGAACCTCAGCAAGCTGCGTGCGCTCGCGAAGCGGCTGAAGACCCAGCAGGAACTCGCGTACCGCCTCTGGGAGACGGGCGACACGGCGGCGCGACTCCTTGCGCTCCTGATCTGCCGCCCGAATGCGTTCGACCGCGACGAGCTGGACGCCATGCTGCGCGAGGCGCGCGCACCCAAGGTGCACGACTGGCTCGTGAACTACGTCGTGAAGAAGAGCCCGCACGCGGAAGAACTGCGCCTGGCCTGGTCCGCCGATCCGGACCCCGTGGTCGCGAGTGCCGGCTGGGCGCTGACCACCGAACGCGTGGCGAAGAAGCCCGAGGGCCTCGACCTCGCAGCGCTGCTCGACGTCGTCGAGGCGGAGATGAAGGACGCCCCGGACCGCCTGCAGTGGGCGATGAACCACTGCCTGGCTCAGATCGGGATCGAGCACGCCGAGCACCGTGCCCGGGCCATCGACATCGGCGAGCGCCTTGAAGTGCTCAAGGACTATCCGACGCCTGCGGGCTGCACGTCGCCGTTCGCGCCCACCTGGATCTCCGAGATGGTGCGACGACAGAACGCACGGTAGGGCGGCGGCTCCCGGGACGGCGTCTCAGGCCGGCGCGGGGCCGTCGGCGAAGTGTGGCAGCACCATCTCGACGAGTGCGTCGACGTCGGCATCCACCATCGGCTCGCCGGTCATGCCCATCCGGTGGAGCAGGACTCCGACGACGACGTCGATGAAGAACAGGACCCGGTTCTCCGGCTCGCCGAGCGCTTCCTGGAGCGCGATGCGGTAGGGGTCCTGCAACCGCGTGGACAGGATCTCGCGCAGGGCCGGGTCGCTGACGGCGTCACTGAACACGCCGGCGAACGCGGCACCCACCCCGGGCTCGCCGATCTTCCCCGCGATCCAGCGGACGGTCGAGGACATGAGCTCGGCGCGGTTCGCGCCCTCAAGCGGCGCCGGGCCGAACGCGTCGAGGAGGCAGTCCACGATCAGCGCGCCCTTCGACGGCCAGCGCCGGTAGACCGTCGACTTCGCGACACCGGCCGCGGCGGCGATGCGCTCGACGGTGGCCTGCGCGTAGCCAAGTTCCCGCACCGTGCTCAGCGTGGCGGCGAAGACCGCGGCGTTGACGCCGGCGCGGGGGCGGCCAGGTGGCCTTGCGGATGTGGTCGAAGCCATACCCACACGGTACCGGGTTTCGCTACCTTAGGTTTCGATACCTGAAGTCGCGTAACTATCTCGACAAGGAGAGCCATGAGCGAGGGAACTGTCACGGAGCGGCCGCCGGAGCCGGAGGACACTGTTGAGCGGCCGCCGGAGCCCGACTGGCCGACGATGACGGCCGAGGAACTGCTCACCTACCGCGAGGCGGAGAACCGCTTCCGGGCGTCGGCCCACGCACGGGTGTTCCTCGGGGATGCGGATCCCGGCGCCACCATCGAGTGGCAGGAGGTGGCGCTGCCGGGCCGCGAGCTCCCGGTCCGCGTGTACCGGCCGTCACCTCAGCGCGAAGGCGGGGCCGACCTGCCCCTCGTGCTTCACGTTCACGGGGGAGGCTTCGTGGGCACGGCGGTGCAATGCGACTGGGCGAACAGCCACGTGGCCGCCGAGCTGCCCGCGGTCGTCGTCTCGGTCGAGCACCGCCTCCTCGCCCCGGGAACTCCCCTGGCGGCGGCCGTCGACGACGGCTGGGACGTGCTCCGGCACGTGGTGCGGCACGCCGCGCAGTGGGGCGTCGACCCGGCGCGGACCGCCGTCTTGGGCGAGAGCTGCGGCGCGTTGATCAGCGCCCTCGCGGCGATCAGGTCCAGGGAGGCCGGCCTGAGGCTCAAGGCGCAGGTGCTGGTCAACCCCGCAGTCGATGTGTCCGAGACGATGTTCGACTACGCCTCGATCGCCGAGTACGGGTACAGCCCGACCCGCGCCGAGCCGCAACTGCGCTTCTTCCAGCAGCTCGCCGTTCCACCAGGAACCGACGCTCGTGCGCTCTCGCCGCTGTACGCCGACAGCCTGAGCGGGCTTGCCCCGGCACTCGTGGTGGTGCCGACCCAGGACGCGGTGGCCGATCACGGCCGCAGCTACGCCGAACGACTGAAGGCAGCCGGGACACCGGTACGGCTCACCGAGTACCCCGGAGCGCGGCACGCGTTCCTCACCCTGCCGGGCATGGAGAGCCAGGCAGAGGCCGCGCGGACGGAGATCCTCGAGTTCCTCCGAACCGCCCTCGCCATCTGATCCGGAAGGAAATAACGCAGTGAAGCGCATCGGCATCATCGGAGTGGGCGAGATCGGCCGGGCCATCGTGACGGGCCTGTGCGACGGCGCCGACGAGTCGCCAGAGGTCTTCCTCTCCCCACGGGGAGCCGGCACGGCCGCGGAGCTGTCCTCGCGGTACGAGGGCGTACAGGTCTGCGCCGACAACCAGGAGGTGGTGGACCGCTCCGAGATGGTGATCATCGCCGTACGCGGCAAGGACCGGCACGAAGCACTGGCCGGCCTGACGGTGGACGGCGACAAGACGGTGATCAACGTGATGTCCGGCGTCGCCAACGACGATCTGCGCCAGATACTGGCGACCGATGCCGCATTGGTGCGCGCCATCCCCCTGCCCGCCGTACGCGAACGCCGCTCCGTCACGGTGACGTTCCCGTCCCACCCTCTGGTGGACGAGCTCTTCGAACGGCTGGGCGGGGCGCAGCCGGTCGCGGACGAGGAGGCCTTCAACGTCTTCTCCGCGCTGACGGGGACGCTGACCACCCACTACTCGTATCTCGCCACGCTCACGTCGTGGGCCGTCGGTCACGGCATCGCGTCCGACGACGCCGACCGCTACGTCCGCGGGCTCTTTCAGGGCGTGGGCCGCGCCCTGGACGACGAGACGCGCTCCCTGCACCAACTCGCCGCAGACCACGAGACGCCGAACGGAAACAACGAACGCATCCGCACCACATGGTTCGGCCCGGCCAACTCCGAAGCCCTCAACAAGGCCTTGGACGGCCTCCTCGGCGATCTGAACTAGCCCGGGTCCCCGGGGGCCGGGCGGGCGGATACGTACGCCAGAACGCGGCTGGCGCAACTCACTCAGCGCGCGCGACGCGCGTACGTATCCGCTCCGCTCCGGCGACCCGTGCCTCAGACGCGTTCCAGGACGACGACCGGGATCTCCCGGTCGGTCTTGCGCTGGTAGTCGTCATAGGCCGGCCAGGTGGCGGCCATGGTCCGCCACATGTCCGGCTTCTCGTCCGGGCTCGCCGTACGCGCACGGGCGGTGTAGCGGTCGCCCTTCACCTGCACCTGGACCTCGGGGTTCGCCTCGATGTTGCGGTACCACAGGGGCGGCTGGTCGGCTCCGCCGTTGGAGGCAACCACGAGCACGTCGTCACCGTACGGCTGGTAGATCAGCGGAGTGCTGCGCTGCTCGCCGCTCTTGCGGCCGATGGTGGTGAGGATCAGCACCGTGGTGTTCTGCCAATCGTGGCCTTCCGCGCCGTCAGTCGCCACGTAGCGCTCGACGTGCTCTTTACCGAACAGCATCTGCCGTCTCCTTCGTGTATGCGTGGGATTGTGCGGGTTCTGCCTGTGCCGACCAACTCTTCATGGTCACTCTGCGCTTTCCCAGCCGAACACGCATCAATAGCCCCCGAACCTCTCGAGCAGGGTCCGGGCGTCCGCCAGTACGGAGTCCCGGTCCGGGCGGGAGCGGACGGGTGAGGGTCGCCCCGCAGCGACAGTGAAGTCGCCCCTTCTACCCCCTCCTTCCTGTCTGAAGACACTGCGGGGCGAACTTCAGGCGTATGGACGGCTTGCGGGGGCAGAGCGGTGGCCGCCCCCAAAACCCCGCCCCTCAGGCCTCGTTGTGCGGAGCATGGATGACGACTTGAGGGATCCGCTTCCCGCCCCGGCCCAGAGCCAAGGCCAACTGCTCACCGGTGCCTACTGGTTGGACTCCCCCGCACATGTGGGAGATGAATGCATGTGGTGCACCCAGTTGATGCGGGAAGGCGCCACGACCGAGCAGCGGGTCCGTATGCAGGTCGAATGAAGTTCCCTTGCCGCCCGGGCCCCTACGGTGAATTCACCGCGTGAATCGGGGTTGTTGAACATTCGGTGGCTTGAACGTCCCGAGCGGGTCCCAGTCATTGTGCGTCGGCCCGGCACGAGACACCCGCGTTGCGCAGGGGGATGAAGTCGGCCTCTGATGCGGGTGGGGCGGTGGCGTGGCGCTCTGGCGGTGTGCGTGTGCGCTACTCAAGGCATCGGCAAGGCCCGACCCGGCCTCGGCGTATTTCCCCGAAACTGTGCGTGAGTTGACCGTGGACGAGAGGGTCGGCGATGCCGACGATGACGAGGTCGCCGGCTTCGGTGAGGCGGGCGATGTCGCCGGTCTTGTAGAAACCGTCGGGGGTGAAGGCGCGGGTGTTCTTGTCGGACGCTTTGTAGTAGCCGAGCAGAGTGTAGGGGCCGCGCGTCCAGAGCTGTCCGGGTGTGCCCGCCGGTACGTCGTTGCCGTCCGGGTCGGTGATGCGGATCTCGTCGCCGGGCGAGAGGGGACGACCCTGCGTGTGATGGACGACGTCGTCGGTGTCGGTGAGGCGGGTCAGGGAGAGCAGCCCCTCAGCCATGCCGAAGACCTGCTGGAGGCGGCAGTCGAAGGCCGGTTGGATACGGGCCGCGAGTTCGGGGTGGAGCGGTGCCCCGCCGATCTGGATGAGGCGCAGGCTGGAGAGGTCGTACCGGCCGTCGGGGAGGGCGTCCAGCCACAGTTGCGCGTCGGCGGGCGTGAGGGAGGTGACGGTGACCTTCTCGGTCTCGATCACGCGGAGGGCGTCGGCGGGGTCGGGGTCGTCGACGAGCACGACGGTGCCGCCGGCGGCGAGGGTGCCGACGATCCCGGGACAGCCGAAGACGAAGTTGGACGCGGCAGGGAGGGCCGCGAGGTACACGTCCTCGGGGCCGAGGCCGATGAGTTCGGCGGCGGCCCGGGTCTGGTACGCGTAGTCGTTGTGGGTGCGCGGGACTAGATCGGGCACGGTCGTGGCCCTGTCCGATGGCAAGAAGAACGCGACGTCATTGGGGTCGTACGTGCGGTCCGGGTCGCGCGGAGCGTCCAGGGAGCTGAGGGGGAAGAACAGGCATCCGCTGAGGGCTGTGGTGAAGCCGCCTCCACTGCCATCGGGGCCGTCGAGAGTGAAGGCGCGGCGCAGACGAGGATTGTCGTCGCTGACATCCGAGGCCATCTTGGCGTGGTCGAAGCCACGGTGTACGCCGGGGCCCATGTAGGCAGCGGCTTCGGTGACATGGGCGAGATGCCCGATCTCGTCGGCGCGGTGAGAGGTGGGCACCGGTACCGGGAGGGCGCCGGCACGCATGAGGGCGTAGACGGCGATGACGAACTCGGGCACGTTCGGGAGCTGGACGATGACCCGGTCGCCTGCACGGACGCCCCGGAGCGAGAGCCCGGCAGCCACGCGGTCGACGCGGCGGTTCAGTTCACGGTAGGTGAGGCGACGATCGCCGTGTACGAGGGCGGTGCGGGTGGTGTGCGTGAGGGCGTGCTCGGCGAGGAGTTGGGGCAGAGCGGCTCCCTGGTAGTACCCGTGGTCGTAGTAGCGGCCGATGGTCTCGGGCAGGCGCGGGGTGCAGCCGTTCAGCATGGTCCAGACTCCTTCCGGGGCCGCGTGGGGATGTGGATCACGGCGGCTCAGACTTGCACGCCGGATGCGGAAGCGACAACCAGCATTTGTCCCTGGACTGCCTCAGGCAGGCACGGCCTCCTGGTCGGCTTCGTCGAAGGGGGGATAGCTCTTGCTGCCCGTTCGCTCGGCCGCCTCGATGTAGACGGCCAGAGCGTCGCGGGACTGAGCGATCCTGTCCATCTGATCCTCTAGCCGCCGCAGCCGCGACCGCATCGCGGCCAGCAGTTCGGAACACCCGGGCAGCTCCGGGGCTTCGCCGACCGCACAGGGCAGCACGTACGCGATGTCCTCGGAGGACAGCCCGGCACCCAGCAGGTGCCGGATCTGCTTCACCCGCAGCACGGCGTTCTCGTCGTAGTCGCGGTAGCCGTTCGCCCTGCGGTCCGCCTCCAGCAGGCCCTGGGCCTCGTAGTAGCGCAACTGGTGGGCATTGACGCCCGTACGACGACTCAGTTCACCGATTCGCATCGAACCTCACTTGACCTTCATACCGGTATCAACGTTGACGATGCTGCCATGAACAACAAAACCGCAGCACCCGTGTCAGTCATCGGACTCGGACTGATGGGCCAGGCCCTCGCCGGCGCGTTCCTGAAGGCCGGCCACCCCACAACCGTATGGAACCGCACGACCTCCAAGGCCGACCAACTGGTGGCACAGGGCGCCCACTTGGCGCCGACGGTCGGCGACGCACTCAAGACGAGCCCCTTGACGATCATCTGCGTCACCGAGTACCAGGCCATGCGTGAGTTGCTCGACGCGAGCGATATCGCCCTGGACGGAACGACGTTGATCAATCTCACCTCGGGCGACTCGGCCCAGGCCCGGGAAGCCGCCCGTTGGGCCGAGCAGCGCGGCGCCCGTTACCTGGACGGCGCCATCATGGCCGTCCCGTCGGGGATCGGGACCGCCGAGGCGGTGATTCTGCACAGCGGGCCGCAGTCGGACTTCGAGGCGCACAAGTCGACACTCGACGCGCTCGGTACCGTCACCTACCTCGGTGCGGATCACGGTCTCGCGTCCCTGTACGACGGAGCCGGCCTGGTCATGATGTGGAGCATCCTGAACGCCTGGCTTCAGGGCACTGCCATGCTCAGGACGGTCGGCGTCGACGCCGCGACGTACGCTCCGTTC from Streptomyces sp. BA2 encodes:
- a CDS encoding STAS domain-containing protein, with product MAPASPQPLHVDAVLGLEPVLMRVCGDLDMDSAPSLRTELEPLLDKSVELDLADVTFIDSSGVNVLLSHHERCRAAGGSLVVLHPSRAVQQILQLLGVDGLLAQQHRTEGRHDPGDGSPGMP
- a CDS encoding DNA alkylation repair protein → MREGQEAEVGETVLAEVMAELAELEDPKARAVNEKRGDDHGVNLSKLRALAKRLKTQQELAYRLWETGDTAARLLALLICRPNAFDRDELDAMLREARAPKVHDWLVNYVVKKSPHAEELRLAWSADPDPVVASAGWALTTERVAKKPEGLDLAALLDVVEAEMKDAPDRLQWAMNHCLAQIGIEHAEHRARAIDIGERLEVLKDYPTPAGCTSPFAPTWISEMVRRQNAR
- a CDS encoding TetR/AcrR family transcriptional regulator produces the protein MASTTSARPPGRPRAGVNAAVFAATLSTVRELGYAQATVERIAAAAGVAKSTVYRRWPSKGALIVDCLLDAFGPAPLEGANRAELMSSTVRWIAGKIGEPGVGAAFAGVFSDAVSDPALREILSTRLQDPYRIALQEALGEPENRVLFFIDVVVGVLLHRMGMTGEPMVDADVDALVEMVLPHFADGPAPA
- a CDS encoding alpha/beta hydrolase, with product MSEGTVTERPPEPEDTVERPPEPDWPTMTAEELLTYREAENRFRASAHARVFLGDADPGATIEWQEVALPGRELPVRVYRPSPQREGGADLPLVLHVHGGGFVGTAVQCDWANSHVAAELPAVVVSVEHRLLAPGTPLAAAVDDGWDVLRHVVRHAAQWGVDPARTAVLGESCGALISALAAIRSREAGLRLKAQVLVNPAVDVSETMFDYASIAEYGYSPTRAEPQLRFFQQLAVPPGTDARALSPLYADSLSGLAPALVVVPTQDAVADHGRSYAERLKAAGTPVRLTEYPGARHAFLTLPGMESQAEAARTEILEFLRTALAI
- a CDS encoding NAD(P)-binding domain-containing protein codes for the protein MKRIGIIGVGEIGRAIVTGLCDGADESPEVFLSPRGAGTAAELSSRYEGVQVCADNQEVVDRSEMVIIAVRGKDRHEALAGLTVDGDKTVINVMSGVANDDLRQILATDAALVRAIPLPAVRERRSVTVTFPSHPLVDELFERLGGAQPVADEEAFNVFSALTGTLTTHYSYLATLTSWAVGHGIASDDADRYVRGLFQGVGRALDDETRSLHQLAADHETPNGNNERIRTTWFGPANSEALNKALDGLLGDLN
- a CDS encoding nitroreductase family deazaflavin-dependent oxidoreductase, producing the protein MLFGKEHVERYVATDGAEGHDWQNTTVLILTTIGRKSGEQRSTPLIYQPYGDDVLVVASNGGADQPPLWYRNIEANPEVQVQVKGDRYTARARTASPDEKPDMWRTMAATWPAYDDYQRKTDREIPVVVLERV
- a CDS encoding (2,3-dihydroxybenzoyl)adenylate synthase, encoding MLNGCTPRLPETIGRYYDHGYYQGAALPQLLAEHALTHTTRTALVHGDRRLTYRELNRRVDRVAAGLSLRGVRAGDRVIVQLPNVPEFVIAVYALMRAGALPVPVPTSHRADEIGHLAHVTEAAAYMGPGVHRGFDHAKMASDVSDDNPRLRRAFTLDGPDGSGGGFTTALSGCLFFPLSSLDAPRDPDRTYDPNDVAFFLPSDRATTVPDLVPRTHNDYAYQTRAAAELIGLGPEDVYLAALPAASNFVFGCPGIVGTLAAGGTVVLVDDPDPADALRVIETEKVTVTSLTPADAQLWLDALPDGRYDLSSLRLIQIGGAPLHPELAARIQPAFDCRLQQVFGMAEGLLSLTRLTDTDDVVHHTQGRPLSPGDEIRITDPDGNDVPAGTPGQLWTRGPYTLLGYYKASDKNTRAFTPDGFYKTGDIARLTEAGDLVIVGIADPLVHGQLTHSFGEIRRGRVGPCRCLE
- a CDS encoding MerR family transcriptional regulator, whose translation is MRIGELSRRTGVNAHQLRYYEAQGLLEADRRANGYRDYDENAVLRVKQIRHLLGAGLSSEDIAYVLPCAVGEAPELPGCSELLAAMRSRLRRLEDQMDRIAQSRDALAVYIEAAERTGSKSYPPFDEADQEAVPA
- a CDS encoding NAD(P)-dependent oxidoreductase; this encodes MNNKTAAPVSVIGLGLMGQALAGAFLKAGHPTTVWNRTTSKADQLVAQGAHLAPTVGDALKTSPLTIICVTEYQAMRELLDASDIALDGTTLINLTSGDSAQAREAARWAEQRGARYLDGAIMAVPSGIGTAEAVILHSGPQSDFEAHKSTLDALGTVTYLGADHGLASLYDGAGLVMMWSILNAWLQGTAMLRTVGVDAATYAPFAKQIAAGVAEWLPGHAEQIDNGSFPAEVSTLETDVRAMAHLIEESEAAGVNAELPRLIKAMADRSIAAGHGGEQYPVLIEEFSKPRAD